From Triticum urartu cultivar G1812 chromosome 2, Tu2.1, whole genome shotgun sequence, a single genomic window includes:
- the LOC125539600 gene encoding wound-induced basic protein — MIYDVNSPLFRSFLSQKGGASSDKRKMEEQKPKDQRFKANENKPVMNE; from the exons ATGATCTACGACGTCAACTCCCCCCTGTTCCGCTCCTTCCTCAGCCAGAAGGGCGGCGCGTCCTCCGACAAGAG GAAAATGGAAGAGCAGAAGCCGAAGGACCAGAGGTTCAAGGCCAACGAGAACAAGCCTGTAATGAACGAATGA